The Juglans regia cultivar Chandler chromosome 10, Walnut 2.0, whole genome shotgun sequence genome includes the window CATTTCGCTAGtgcattgtttttttctttatcccaactgaaaaatgaaatatctaattccccataaaaaaaaatgccgaTAATCCCCTAATctattttttgatatatttctCTCCTTTACCTTGGTGGAACCATTGTTTACTTAGCTTTGATCTTTGCTTCATGTTATCTGTAgatgtattattatttggaGTTATATCTACAATATTGCCTACAATTACTTCAAGTGGTGTGCAATCTATAAACTCCCTTTGACCCATTTTAAGAACAACCTGATTTCACCTGCCATAAGATCTTGTGACCATTATATTGTGATTGCTGAAGAGTATTTTCAATGGCATCAGTGAAGATAACAAAAACATGTAGTTGCTGACAATGGGTGGGTCAATTTGATTTTCTGCAGTCTTAGTCTTTctgttttatgttctttttaatAGGTCAGtcaaattttattaacaatCAAAGAGAGCATTTTCATGTACACGACCTATACACAAGAAATTCCCAAACAGAAAATGTAAAAAGATtcagaaaattctgaaaagtaggacaagtatttttttttcccctatcagtgaagaattttattgatgagagaaaaatgtgtagctcaagtacacaggacgtatacaagagCATCGCCTATGCATGATTGTTTGTACAATAAACGTTTAGGGCAGCCATCCAATGGTGAAGAGTGTTTACACAGACAGCCTTTAGATCCGCCACTGTCTTCTCACAACATTTGAGACTacatttgtttcttttgctccaaagacaccacattaagcaAGGTGGGATCATTTTTCACAGATATTCACTCTGCTGGCCACCAAACATTCTTTTCAACTCACAAAGAGTCCACCACACATCAAGGGATGACCCAATCTAGCCCAAAGTGCCGAAGATTGTCCGTTATAAGGAATTTGCtatctcacaatgaagtaaaatATGGTCTCTGTCCTCCCTACTCTTCATATGTATACTACACAAAGAAATTGTTATAATATGCTGCCTTTGTGGTTTTCCACAGTAAGAATCTTTCCTAGGCTGCACTCTAGGCAAAAAGTACTAGTGTTGAAGGAGTATACTACGTATATATTCCTCCAGGTAAATGGGGGTACTTTCATGGGGGAAACAGAGCTTTGTAAGAAGACCTTACTTCAAACATCCCTTTCTTATAAGGGAAAGGTATACATCCCCTTTTAACTGTTACTCTCGTATTTGTGTTTGAGGCCATTCCAATGGGTTCTTGCTTCAGTAATGTGTGTGAGGGCTCAATTTCACCTGGCCAAGATGTGATTATGGGGCAGCCTCAAGGTTTTACATGTTCCCCCTCATGTTTCAATACAAGGAACTGCCCtaaattatgtaataaaatatatctgtttatttaatttgtgcATTTATAATGTGTCTTTCATTATGTACCTTAACCCTATTCCATTTGCCGTTGTTAGGTACAAAAGTGGGTTTCGtctgatttttgtttgaaactCAAGTTTTTGCTGAGATTTCCCCACAGATATTCCATTATTTTActgcattttttatttggaatgtCTACCATCATATGTTTCAGTGCATGGAGTCTGGCCCATGGCCGACCTCTGAGGCACTCTTCACTTCTGGTTGCTTGTTACTATCCTTGGGACATATttgcatgtgtatatatatattcaaactacttataaaatatatatatatatgtatatatatattcaattggATCTTGGTTATTCAATCTAAATAATTTTGCTTGTGAAATAACCTAACAAATGTTGCTGAAATATTTTGGTAAATTTACATGTGCAAGTTGACAGATTCTTCGAGTGGGTGACATAATCTCATACATTTAGTTAAGTCAAAGTAAGTAAGGAGACAGGAAAgacgtttctttctttttcctgacTGAAAAAGAAATATCTATTTCAGAACTACTGTTAAAAAGAATGCTGATAATCCGCTAAGCTCGTGTTTGATATAATTCTCTCTGTTGTCCTGGTGGAACCATTGGTTATTTGGCTTTGATCTTTGCTTGAGGTTATCTGTAGATGTATTAtcatttatagttttttatctccacaatatatTGACTTGCTGGCAATGGGTGGGACAATATGGTTTTCTGCAGTGTCATTTTCACTGTTTtatgtagtgtttttttaacaagtcggtcaaattttatttttttatttttgataggtAGAGAAAAAACTGCAAAACATGTGGCATCATTTGCTGATCCGTAAGTCACTAAAAACATCATAGGTTCACGAAATGACAATGCAACTCAGtcaaattttattaacaaaagaaacccctaggggttggctcaagtggtaaaaccctcggtcttggtggtatgctcctgccaaggtctaaggttcgaGTCCCactgggtgcaaacaatctctaggagccattggactgggggatttttcccttgaataacccgaggtgcacttgcagaAACCTCCTTGTTGAgagggcctatgcacccccgggattagtcgggacgttgtTCTGGACACCCcgtgccaataaaaaataaataaagacaataaaagAGAGCATTTTAGAGTAAAAGGATTGAGAAAATCCTGAACACTAggacaataaaaatttatagtaGCAATCCAGTGGTAGAGTATTTTAAAAAGACAGCGTTAAGATCCACGGTCTTCTTAAAACATTCAAAACTAAATTTGTTCCTTTTGCTCCAAGTACACCATGTTAAGCAAGATGGGCCcgacttggaatctttctttgaCAGGGCCATATTTGCTTGGTTCCGACTTCTTGAACTCTTTTGATCATTAAATTGGATGTGGGTCTAGATGCTATTATCAATATccacatttttcttatttttttaattctttctttttcagagTATTTGAGAAGTCACAGCAGTATGTGAAGCGCTTTAGCCGGTATAAGAATCCAGATGCTGTTAGACAAGTGCGAGAGTATCCTCCAAACTTACATAATGATGGAATTCCATTTCCTTCTTGTATGTGTGCATGAATACTACCTAAATACACCTAGAATTTCCACCTTTTATTTCTGACTTATTTTAAACACAATATAGCACAGAATTTATGACTGAAATCTTACGGTTCAAAATATAATCTATGATCGACTTTAAAACTAGTGGTTCAGTTCATTTATTCAAATCCCACATTTCAAACCTTAGCAAGATGGCTCGTATTCCATGGTTTCTACTACGGGTGGTAGGTAGgattaagataataaatatttggaAATCATTCTAAATCTTAATGAATAGCCTGCTTTTCTTCCCTTCTTTCaggtaagtattttttaatctaagtaGAATACATAGAGCTGGGACATCTTTATGAACTTATCATAGCAAGTACTATTCTGTTGGATAACATGCTTCATCTATCCTATGATGGATTTGATTCTGCAATCCCATGGTgccattttattgttttttcttgcTAAGTTTGCTCTagttatctataaaaaaaaaaactttgctctagttttcttttattataatgGTGATTCACAGTTGAATATCTCTTATATTTTGCTGTTACAACTAATCCTACTGGTGTTGCTCAAAGAACTGGGTATCACATAACTCCTTAAAGTGCTTGATTGGGGCAATGGGATTGTGGTGGGGAAATGGTGTTTGTTTGTTAGTTAGTAACACAAACTTGTTTTTCAAGCTATCTCTCCCTTGCATTGATTGTGTGAATCTTAACTGACATTCAGAATCCTCAGTAGATATCAATTGGCTGAGTTCGAGGTAATGTATCTCTTTACTTATTGAACTCATATCTAAAAGTTTGTTCTCAcctaaaaagagaagaaaaactaTACATGCTGTATCACCTTTGTTGTGCAGCTTTGTGTTCTTGGCAACCTTTGCCCTGAAACAGTGGAGGAAGCTATTGCCATGGTACCATCTATTAAGGTATTTTTTTATTCGTAGGCTTAAGCCTGATCCCTCTCTCCATGTGAATTGACTGTCCATTCTACCTCCCTATGTGATTTTGTTGGGAGACATGCATGATTATTTAACGCATACACTAGCATGTAAATAGAGTATAAGAGTTGATATAACACCTTCCTCCACACCCACTCCCCCTTTTCTTTCTCTGGTTTACAGCAAGTTAATCTCTCATCAGCATGAACCACCTAGAGTCACGATGTTGgcaataatatattgtaattcatgctttatttatttgttttattagtcTCCCATAATGAAGCAATTGGCTGGAGATTAGCttagaaaaataatgaaagcCTCATACTTCATAGTGTGACAaacttttaacttatttgtctGTGCGGGTGGGCAGGTGCCTGTGCACATGTGGGCGTGGGGGTGGGGGTTTTGGGGGTGTTACTGGAGGTTGgcttataaaaacaattaaaatgtcATACTTCATAATGCGACAAACTTTTAACTTagatctctgtgtgtgtgtgtgtgtgtattagcACGCAGCTCTGtcatatcaaaagaaaaagaacacttgtagttatatttatttttagaagcTGGAACACATCAGATACATCCACATGCCCACATTTTGTGCTGATAAATTTTCCCGCTGTTTTGTTCATATCTTCTCCTGCCAATATATGCAGTACATCTTGTTGGATTAGTGCCTAAATGAGAAAGAACAtatgattattttgaaaaaagaaagcaaacaaAGCTAGTGCATAAATTGAACGGAAGTACCTGTACTCATTTTTTATACGGAAATGGCAGATCTTGGCCAAATCACAACCAAGCCAATTCCAAATGCATATGAATATCTGCTTGGAATTAAATGAAAAGCAACGTTATGAAGATTATGGGCCTTTTAACTTGACGAAAAGTATGTCCAAAAATTGAAAGTGGAAAGAAACAATGGCCTATTCAACTTTAAAGAACACAAATAGATCTTTATAACTCGAGCAGAGTCCATGATTGAAATGTTTTCATACAATTGTAAATTCCAGCAAAATAATAGAGTGCCATGCTCTTTTAAGCTCATGTTTCCAAAGTGAGAGGGAAGAAAATTAGGctcaattcttttgaaaaagtcTATAGAGTGGTGCTTATTTGAATTGGGCTTCTTGTTCAACTAGTTTGAATACCTTTGTCAGAACGCCTTGCATGTGACTGCATTTCATTGGCTGCTTCTCCATGTTGTGTTTAGTAGTATCGTGGTTAGTTGAATAGAGCAGCCCTTCTTGtttgttaaatatattataaggcATCATCTGAACTAGGAATATATTTTGAACTGTCATATTATACCTTATTTGATCCTGAATGATATCTGCTTATCAAATCTTCTTTTTAATGCCAGACCAAAGGACGGGCTCACGACGATGAGGCAattgagaaaatgttgaatgATCTGTCGCTCATCAAGAAATTTGAGTAGTGGCTTGTGCACTTTGATGTTTTGAAGTGTCTGTCAATTTGTATTTACCGTATCACGATCCTCCTAATGTTTCCTAATGATGTGGTGTTGTAATATAATCATCCTATATACATGGCAACATGCCCAAATGATCAGAGTAGGTAACTGTCCTCATGATTTTGCATATACTCTCGGATTGTTTTGGTAAAAGTATTGATGAGATTTATACTATTAAAACtcaaatgcattttattccaaACCTAAACCCTGAGGTCATTTGcaaattacttttaattaatcacATCCTATTTTACAAATGAAACcttaattaaaactcaatttgCAATGTTAATACCGACTTACAGGTAAGTATCAATTAACTTGTTAGTGGGGTGGGTTTGGACATTGCAAATAAATCTGttagttttcataaaattagtGTACGCTTTCACCCTACATGTTCACCTCAGCTATGCGCATTGGTTTTAGGCCCTTTGGTCACTGAAAAACTCTTCTAACCAATGCGCATGGCTGAGGTGAGGAGTCTGGACTCTGGATCTTGTCTTGCATGTGGTGCAGTAATCCAGATTGCTAGATTTACTGACCAGTGTACTTTAGAGTACTAACtagagaaaaatattgattcAAGAATGAGAGAGCTAGAATGCAAGgcagagcttgaggagagagctCCTGAAGTGTCGAAGGTAAATGCATCATTTATTAGTAATTACTAGTATCCTCAAACAGGAAAGTCAATGACATGGGTTAATGCTCTAGCAACTGGAGCCAAGATCTCTGTATCTTGTTCCTCTAACTGGCTGAGAAGGAAGCTCTGAAAAAGCAGAAAAGGCAAGCATTCCAGCAGGCAAAACGAAATTCAATAGGGCTGAAGAATGCTGGGGTGGAATTGGCCATTACACACGGAGAACTTCATTCAAGATTCATGCATTCCTATACTAATtgtgtttatctttttttataaagttaatCGAAAAGGTCATTATTCATGATCGGTGTTGACGTCGTGTTTTGCGGGCCTGGGTAAATCCACGCAGACAATGCTGCGATGCGAATTATTATTGTCTGCGATGCAAATTATTTGGAGCTCTTGGTAATGTTCCGGTGCGGCTGTACAGTGGCAGTTTGTATGTCTATGGCAGTT containing:
- the LOC108989110 gene encoding DNA-directed RNA polymerase II subunit 4, whose amino-acid sequence is MSGEEEENAAELKIGDEFLKAKCLMNCEVALILEHKYEQLQQMSDDAANHVSQVFEKSQQYVKRFSRYKNPDAVRQVREILSRYQLAEFELCVLGNLCPETVEEAIAMVPSIKTKGRAHDDEAIEKMLNDLSLIKKFE